The sequence GTTGAAGCGACTGGCGATGACGACAATGCGGCGACCTTCACCGCGCGGACTACCGTTGAACTCGGCCATCAGGAATACGTCTCAGATTGCGAACAGGTGACCGAGCTTTGTGCGCTTCGTTTCGAGATACGAGGCGTTTTCGTCGGTGGAGGGAGCTTCGATGCGGACTCGATCCTTGAGGATCAGACCGTAGCCATCGAGACCCACGAGCTTGCGGGGATTGTTGGTGAGCAGGCGAATGGAGCGCGCACCCATGTCGAGCAAAATCTGGGCGCCGATGCCATAGTTGCGGAGGTCGTCCTTGAAACCCAACTGTTCGTTGGCTTCCACCGTGTCGGCGCCTTTGTCCTGCAGTTCGTACGCCTTGAGCTTGTTGAGCAGCCCGATGCCGCGACCTTCCTGATCGAGATACACGATCACGCCCTTGCCTTCGGCCTGAATCATCTGCATGGCGGTATCGAGCTGCCAGCCGCAATCGCAACGACGCGAGTGGAAGACGTCGCCGGTGAGGCACTTCGAGTGCATGCGAACGAGCACGCCTTCCGCGTCGGCCACGTCGCCGAAGGCAATCGCAATGTGCTCACGCGCGTCGACGTCGTTCTTGTACCCCACGATGCGCCACTCGCCGTAGTCCGTGGGGAGTCGTGCTTCGGCCACGCGATGCACCAAGCGTTCGTTCTTGAGGCGGTACGCCACCAATTGCGCAATCGTGATGAACGTGAGGCCATGCGTCTTTGCAAAGACCTCGAGCTGCGGACGACGCGCCGTGGTGCCGTCCTTGTTCAGGATCTCACAGATCACGCCAGCCGACCGCAGACCGGCAAGCCGAGCGAGGTCGACGGCGGCTTCGGTGTGTCCCACGCGCTGCAGCACGCCGCCGTCACGCGCACGCAGCGGATGAATGTGCCCCGGCACGCGAAGATCCGCGCGCGTGCTACCGGGGTCGACGGCGACGCGAATGGTGGTGGCGCGATCACTAGCGCTGATGCCCGTGCTCACGCCGTACTTCGCCGCGGCATCGATGCTGACGGTGAAGGCGGTGTGCATCGCTTCGGTGTTTTCGTCGACCTGCATCTCGAGTCCGAGATGATCGGCGAGGGCATTCTCCATGGCGAGGCAGATCATACCCTTGGCGTCGAGCATGAAGTTGACCATTTCGGGCGTCACCATTTCGGCGCCGCAGACCAGGTCGCCTTCGTTCTCACGATCTTCGTCGTCGGCGACGATTACGAACTTGCCGGCCGCAATGTCGGCCAACGCCTGTTCGACGGTGCCGAACGTCAGTTCCTGCGCCTCGTCGCCCGCTGCCGTGCCCGTTGCCGTGCGCGTTGCCGTCATGCGACTTCAACCCCTGCGCTGCGCCAAGGCGTCAGCAACCGTTCGACGTGCTTTGCAAGCACATCCGCTTCGACATGCACCCGATCGCCGGCGACGAGTTCGCCGAGCGTGGTGTGCCGTTTGGTGTATTCGATAATGGAGAGCTGGACACCGTCGTCGAGCAACGCGTTCACCGTGAGGCTCACACCGTTGACGGTGATGGAGCCGTGCGCGACCATGAGCGGACGCAAGGCGACAGGAAGGACCACGTCGATGAGCCAGGCGTCGCCGACTTGCTCGGTGCGCGTGACGACGCCGAGGTCGTCGACGTGGCCGAGCACCAGGTGGCCGCCGAGACGATCACCGAGGCGCATGGCGCGCTCCAGGTTGACGTGCGAGTCGGGGCGCCACGCATCAATCGTGGTGCGGCCGAGGGTGGTGATGACGGCGGCGACCGTGAACCACGCGCTGCCATCGTCATGCGCGCCATGTGCGCGCACGGTCAGGCACGCGCCATTGACGGCGATGCTCTCGCCGTCGATCAGGTCGGTATAGCGGCAGCGGATGCGCAACTCGCGCCCGGCCGGCGTGTCGGCGACGTGGGTAATAAGTCCCAGGTCGTCCACGAGCCCCGTGAACATCCTCTCGTCAGTCTCCAGAAACAGCGTAGACGGTCATCAGGTCGGCACCCAGTGCCTTCCGCTCCACGACGCGCATCCGAGGCGCCTGCCCGGCCCGCTGCGCCGGAAGCGCGGCGAAGGCCGACAAGGCGCCGGCGCCGAGGATAACCGGTGCCTGAAAGATAACCAGTCGGTCGACGAGTCCGGCGGCCAGTAGCGAAGAACCGAGGATAGCCCCGCCCTCAACCAACAGATGCCGGACGCCGCGGGTGCCCAATTGCCTCAGGGCCTCAGCGGTGGAGGCGACAACGACGGTCTCCACGCCGGCCTCGCGGAGGGCCGACTCCGCGTCCGGAAAGGCGCCACAGGTGAAATCGATCACGGGGAGTTCACGGGCCGACTGGACCAGCTGCCCGCCGAGCGGCAGCCGGGCGCCCCGGTCGAAGACCACCCGTAACGGCGGGCGTCGCGGCGGCGTGCCATGGCGGACGGTGAGTGCCGGGTCATCGGCTAGGGCGGTACCGATTCCGACGCCGATCGCATCACTGTCGGCCCGCAGCGCATGGACGGCCGCGCGGGCCTCCTCGCCGGTCAACCAACCGGGCTGGCGCGAGGCGTCGACAATGGCGCCGTCGATGGAGACGGCCAGTTTCAGTGTCACGAAGGGGCGACCCGCCCCCCGCGCCACGAAGAAGAACGGCGCGTTCTGGTCGAGCGCCTCGCGCTCGAGCACCCCGGCGCTGACCGCGATCCCGGCCGACTCGAGGCGGGCGGACCCGCCGGCGGCCTTGGGGTTGGGATCATGCGCGGCGAAGACGACCCGAGACACGCCGGCCGCGATGAGGGCTTCTGAACAGGGGCCAGTCTTTCCCGTGTGATTGCAGGGCTCGAGCGAGACATAGGCGGTGGCCCCACTCGCGCACGGGCCGGCTTCCATGAGCGCGGCGACTTCGGCGTGGGCCTGGCCATATTCGGCATGCCACCCTTCGCCGACGATCCGCCCGTGCTGCACGATTACCGCGCCGACCTTGGGATTGGGCGCAACCCGACCCGCGCCACGCTCGGCGAGTTCGAGGGCGCGACGCATGAAGCGGACGTCGTCGTCCGACGATGTGGGCAGCGGCCCGTTAGAACCTGAAAGCGATACCGAGCGATCCGTAGCGATACCCTTCATCGGCCTTCCGGCCGCCGAACTGATTGACCGTTTCCCGCACGGTGCCTTCGCTCGACCAGCCGTACTCGCCCACGAGCCTAGCCAGACCGAGACCGAGCGAGGCGTTCACGAAGGCGGTGTTTCGCTTGGTCGTGTAGCGCAGGTCGGGAAGCTCCACGAGAAAGCGCTGATTGGCACCGAGTACGGTTTCGTTGACCGACGCCCGCAGAGATGCCGAGCCTTCGATTTCATCGCGGCCCACGCCGGCGGCAATCCCGAAGATGGCGAAACGCTTGCTGGCCACGATGCGCAGTGCGTTCGACGTGACCGATGTGCCGGTGACGGTGAGCGTGTCGTTGTTCGGCGTGTAGCCGAGATCGACCGTCG is a genomic window of Gemmatimonas sp. containing:
- a CDS encoding bifunctional 3,4-dihydroxy-2-butanone-4-phosphate synthase/GTP cyclohydrolase II; this translates as MTATRTATGTAAGDEAQELTFGTVEQALADIAAGKFVIVADDEDRENEGDLVCGAEMVTPEMVNFMLDAKGMICLAMENALADHLGLEMQVDENTEAMHTAFTVSIDAAAKYGVSTGISASDRATTIRVAVDPGSTRADLRVPGHIHPLRARDGGVLQRVGHTEAAVDLARLAGLRSAGVICEILNKDGTTARRPQLEVFAKTHGLTFITIAQLVAYRLKNERLVHRVAEARLPTDYGEWRIVGYKNDVDAREHIAIAFGDVADAEGVLVRMHSKCLTGDVFHSRRCDCGWQLDTAMQMIQAEGKGVIVYLDQEGRGIGLLNKLKAYELQDKGADTVEANEQLGFKDDLRNYGIGAQILLDMGARSIRLLTNNPRKLVGLDGYGLILKDRVRIEAPSTDENASYLETKRTKLGHLFAI
- a CDS encoding riboflavin synthase, whose translation is MFTGLVDDLGLITHVADTPAGRELRIRCRYTDLIDGESIAVNGACLTVRAHGAHDDGSAWFTVAAVITTLGRTTIDAWRPDSHVNLERAMRLGDRLGGHLVLGHVDDLGVVTRTEQVGDAWLIDVVLPVALRPLMVAHGSITVNGVSLTVNALLDDGVQLSIIEYTKRHTTLGELVAGDRVHVEADVLAKHVERLLTPWRSAGVEVA
- the ribD gene encoding bifunctional diaminohydroxyphosphoribosylaminopyrimidine deaminase/5-amino-6-(5-phosphoribosylamino)uracil reductase RibD, encoding MKGIATDRSVSLSGSNGPLPTSSDDDVRFMRRALELAERGAGRVAPNPKVGAVIVQHGRIVGEGWHAEYGQAHAEVAALMEAGPCASGATAYVSLEPCNHTGKTGPCSEALIAAGVSRVVFAAHDPNPKAAGGSARLESAGIAVSAGVLEREALDQNAPFFFVARGAGRPFVTLKLAVSIDGAIVDASRQPGWLTGEEARAAVHALRADSDAIGVGIGTALADDPALTVRHGTPPRRPPLRVVFDRGARLPLGGQLVQSARELPVIDFTCGAFPDAESALREAGVETVVVASTAEALRQLGTRGVRHLLVEGGAILGSSLLAAGLVDRLVIFQAPVILGAGALSAFAALPAQRAGQAPRMRVVERKALGADLMTVYAVSGD